In Pseudomonas nunensis, a single window of DNA contains:
- a CDS encoding PIG-L deacetylase family protein: MSRKQQLLKRHRRTKRIGLLIALALLIVVGMLVAWWLPLVLAVLGWIAHEAWFADHLFYSPGDDYQYSFPPYTQQPKVHLVGEHLRLDEGVMLVDDATLVLALRVKSTWLGRFFDPVVELEGGNHPDRQTFERGVNGLRYLNLSGQVHVLSQGQLRLRGRFCKVFGEPVLWAFEQPDYHRQRVMVIAPHADDAELAAYGLYSQASEAWIVTLTAGEIEAEHYQRMGLNKAEAARLKGRLRAWDSIAVPRWAGVPEAHCVQLGYFCMQLAAMKAAPSQPMGSREAELGDTRLFRQLNPFTLPGDVDGAPTWNNLLADLREVLLRARPEVIVLPHPTLDPHPDHICAQEAVLEALKGLDWQPTLLGYANHLHDNDRWPMGNEGDGITLPPAFDSTLAMQPCCLPMSIEQQRDKAMALGMMHDLQPPMPFKRRLRRWIQRLLARRAAPTYGENEFFRKAVRRHELLWVLKHNDTSAQ, encoded by the coding sequence ATGAGCCGCAAACAGCAACTGCTCAAGCGTCACCGTCGCACCAAGCGCATCGGCCTGCTGATCGCGCTGGCGCTGTTGATTGTCGTCGGCATGCTGGTGGCCTGGTGGCTGCCGTTGGTACTAGCGGTGCTGGGCTGGATTGCTCACGAAGCGTGGTTCGCCGACCATTTGTTCTATTCGCCCGGCGACGATTACCAGTACAGCTTCCCGCCCTACACCCAGCAGCCCAAGGTTCACTTGGTGGGCGAGCATCTGCGGCTGGACGAAGGGGTGATGCTGGTCGATGACGCGACGCTGGTACTCGCGCTGCGGGTAAAAAGTACCTGGCTGGGGCGCTTTTTCGACCCGGTGGTGGAGCTGGAGGGTGGCAATCACCCGGATCGGCAAACCTTCGAGCGTGGCGTCAATGGCTTGCGTTACCTGAACCTCAGCGGTCAGGTGCACGTTCTATCCCAAGGGCAACTGCGCTTGCGCGGGCGCTTCTGCAAGGTGTTCGGCGAGCCGGTGCTTTGGGCTTTCGAACAACCGGATTACCACCGCCAGCGGGTCATGGTGATCGCGCCCCACGCTGACGATGCCGAATTGGCTGCCTACGGTTTATACAGCCAGGCCAGTGAAGCCTGGATCGTCACCCTGACCGCCGGCGAAATCGAAGCCGAGCACTATCAGCGGATGGGCCTGAACAAGGCCGAGGCTGCGCGGCTCAAGGGCCGGTTGCGCGCCTGGGACAGCATCGCCGTGCCGCGTTGGGCCGGTGTGCCTGAGGCGCATTGCGTGCAACTGGGCTATTTCTGCATGCAACTGGCGGCGATGAAAGCGGCGCCTTCCCAGCCGATGGGCTCGCGAGAAGCCGAGTTGGGCGACACCCGCCTGTTTCGCCAGTTGAACCCGTTCACGTTGCCCGGTGATGTCGACGGCGCACCGACCTGGAACAACCTGCTGGCCGACCTTCGCGAAGTGCTGCTGCGAGCACGGCCGGAGGTGATCGTGCTGCCGCACCCGACCCTCGATCCGCACCCCGATCATATCTGTGCTCAGGAAGCGGTCCTCGAAGCGCTCAAAGGCCTGGACTGGCAGCCGACACTGCTCGGCTACGCCAATCACCTGCACGACAACGATCGCTGGCCGATGGGCAACGAGGGCGATGGCATCACGTTGCCCCCGGCGTTCGATTCGACCCTGGCGATGCAGCCGTGCTGCCTGCCGATGTCCATCGAGCAACAGCGGGACAAGGCGATGGCCTTGGGCATGATGCATGACCTGCAACCGCCGATGCCGTTCAAGCGCCGATTGCGCCGCTGGATACAACGCCTGCTGGCTAGACGGGCTGCGCCGACGTATGGCGAGAACGAGTTCTTTCGCAAGGCCGTCAGGCGCCATGAATTGTTGTGGGTTTTGAAGCATAACGATACATCTGCGCAGTAA
- a CDS encoding DUF6625 family protein, translating into MMSPSPRILFLIPYFGQWPFWMPFFLESCRRNPDIDWLLFSDCGIPANLPPNVTVESMSFSDYCALVSRRLNIDFAPGAAYKLCDIKPALGHIHADRLQGYDFWAFGDIDLVYGDLRSYFTPDRLAAYDLFSTHERRVAGHLCLMRNTARKRELFMQIRGWQKRFTDQEHHALDEGAFSRIFLWRKNFPEPLFTLVGKLNPWRRRSEFTEAFSTPGGCIKWHDGTDDFPRHWYWRDGCLSNDRDGDRRFPYFHFVCWKRNEWSRLPPPDPAEVRRIVAEPVWVIDATGFHGESYESTVKGSATAA; encoded by the coding sequence GTGATGAGTCCGAGCCCGCGTATTCTTTTTCTGATTCCGTATTTCGGCCAATGGCCGTTCTGGATGCCGTTCTTTCTGGAGAGTTGCCGGCGTAATCCGGATATCGACTGGTTGTTGTTCAGTGACTGCGGGATTCCCGCGAACCTGCCGCCGAATGTCACCGTCGAGAGCATGAGCTTCAGCGATTACTGCGCGCTGGTGTCCCGGCGCCTGAACATCGATTTCGCGCCCGGTGCGGCTTACAAGCTGTGCGACATCAAACCGGCGCTGGGACACATTCACGCTGACCGCCTGCAAGGCTATGATTTCTGGGCATTCGGCGATATTGATCTGGTGTATGGTGACCTGCGAAGTTATTTCACCCCGGATCGGCTGGCCGCTTATGACCTGTTTTCCACCCATGAACGGCGGGTCGCAGGGCACCTTTGCCTGATGCGCAACACCGCGCGCAAGCGTGAGTTGTTCATGCAGATCAGGGGCTGGCAAAAGCGTTTTACCGATCAGGAACATCACGCGCTGGACGAGGGGGCATTCAGCCGCATCTTCCTCTGGCGCAAGAATTTTCCCGAGCCTTTGTTCACCCTGGTGGGCAAGCTCAATCCGTGGCGTCGCCGCAGCGAGTTCACCGAGGCATTCAGCACGCCGGGTGGCTGCATCAAGTGGCATGACGGCACAGACGATTTTCCGCGCCACTGGTATTGGCGCGATGGCTGTTTGAGCAATGATCGCGATGGCGATCGCCGGTTTCCGTATTTCCACTTCGTTTGCTGGAAGCGCAACGAGTGGTCACGGTTGCCCCCACCCGATCCAGCCGAGGTCAGGCGCATCGTCGCCGAACCGGTCTGGGTCATCGATGCGACTGGTTTCCACGGGGAGAGTTATGAGTCAACGGTCAAAGGTTCTGCAACTGCAGCCTGA
- a CDS encoding lipopolysaccharide kinase InaA family protein yields the protein MTDFLAAEDRALLERHGLGTFDALWAKQLDAVDEPNTARGGWSSVFRLDLEGQGFYLKRQSNYLTRTFHAPFGEPSFAREFRNITRYQKMGIPALQAAFFGERKVDGEVRAILLTRALDGWDDLDSLLQRWSELSEAQHSAILHACGQLARHLHGVRQVHGCFYPKHIFLRATGDGYQAQLIDLEKTRPLLFGQRDRIKDLEPLVRRAPEWDEGQLRELLASYVDQSKDSSLVDNWVSRLTARRSHKETR from the coding sequence ATGACTGATTTTCTGGCCGCTGAAGACCGTGCGCTGCTTGAGCGTCACGGCCTCGGCACCTTCGACGCCCTGTGGGCCAAGCAGCTCGATGCGGTGGATGAACCCAACACCGCGCGCGGTGGCTGGAGCAGCGTGTTTCGGCTGGACCTGGAAGGTCAGGGCTTTTACCTCAAGCGCCAGAGCAACTACCTGACGCGCACCTTTCATGCGCCGTTCGGCGAGCCGAGTTTTGCCCGCGAGTTTCGCAACATCACGCGCTATCAAAAGATGGGCATCCCGGCGCTGCAAGCGGCGTTCTTCGGTGAGCGTAAGGTCGATGGCGAAGTCCGCGCGATTCTGCTGACCCGTGCGCTGGATGGCTGGGACGACCTGGATTCGCTGTTGCAGCGTTGGTCGGAGCTGAGCGAAGCGCAGCATTCGGCGATCCTGCACGCTTGTGGACAACTGGCGCGGCACCTGCACGGCGTGCGTCAGGTCCACGGTTGCTTTTACCCCAAACACATTTTCCTGCGAGCCACCGGCGATGGTTACCAGGCGCAGTTGATCGACCTGGAAAAAACCCGACCCTTGCTGTTCGGCCAGCGTGACCGGATCAAGGATCTGGAGCCGTTGGTGCGCCGGGCGCCGGAGTGGGACGAAGGCCAATTGCGCGAGTTGTTGGCGAGTTATGTGGATCAGTCCAAAGACAGTTCGCTGGTGGACAACTGGGTTTCGCGACTGACCGCGCGGCGCAGCCACAAGGAGACGCGTTGA
- a CDS encoding carbamoyltransferase, whose amino-acid sequence MALTILGLSGALSHDPSAALYIDGKLVAAAEEERFVRDKHAKNRMPYESAKFCLEQAGIKPSDVDVVAIPFAPISLFGKARWHYAKRYWYAPDRALDAILMGNRRYKRYRNKIVFCLEQLGFDPKKIKIEPVEHHLAHASSAYHCSGFKEKTAILGIDGKGEYATTFFGYGENGKIHKIKEFFDPDSLGGLYGAITEFLGFEMLDGEFKVMGMAPYGDATKYDFSRLASFENGELVINTDYANVIGLRRYKEKGKGFYFSPKLIEWLGPKREGDIADEPYIHYAASMQALFEKISLQMIDHYLGDVLKETGKLAFAGGCALNVKLNQKIIARDDVKELFVQPASGDAGTAVGAAAYVSHARGVPVEKMEHVYLGPSYSNEDVIAACARHPSKPTWRKLENMPENIAKIMVDGNPVAWFQGRMEFGPRALGGRSIIGCPSATGVADRINHQIKFRERWRPFCPSMLDTVAPQMIKVDHPAPFMTFTFEVAEEWKTRVPEVVHEDGTSRAQVLKREYNPRYYDMMKALEVLTGNGVSLNTSLNRRGEPMICSPTDALNMFFGSDLQYLIMEDILVVKEGADAYDTLG is encoded by the coding sequence GTGGCATTGACGATTCTTGGCCTGTCCGGCGCCCTTAGCCATGATCCTTCCGCAGCCTTGTACATCGACGGCAAGCTGGTCGCGGCGGCTGAGGAAGAGCGCTTCGTACGCGATAAACATGCAAAGAACCGCATGCCCTACGAATCGGCGAAGTTCTGCCTCGAACAGGCAGGCATCAAGCCGTCCGACGTTGACGTAGTTGCGATCCCGTTCGCCCCGATCAGCCTGTTCGGTAAAGCGCGCTGGCACTATGCCAAGCGTTACTGGTACGCCCCGGACCGCGCCCTCGACGCGATCCTGATGGGCAACCGTCGCTACAAGCGCTATCGCAACAAGATCGTGTTCTGCCTTGAGCAACTGGGTTTTGATCCGAAGAAAATCAAGATCGAGCCGGTCGAGCACCACTTGGCCCACGCCTCCAGCGCTTACCACTGCTCCGGTTTCAAAGAGAAAACCGCGATCCTCGGGATCGACGGCAAGGGTGAGTACGCCACGACCTTCTTCGGTTACGGCGAGAACGGCAAGATCCACAAGATCAAGGAATTCTTCGATCCTGACTCCCTCGGCGGCCTGTACGGCGCGATCACCGAGTTCCTCGGTTTCGAGATGCTCGACGGCGAGTTCAAGGTCATGGGCATGGCGCCGTACGGCGATGCGACCAAATACGATTTCTCGCGCCTGGCCTCGTTTGAAAACGGCGAGCTGGTGATCAACACCGACTACGCCAACGTCATCGGCCTGCGTCGCTACAAAGAGAAGGGCAAAGGCTTCTACTTCTCGCCGAAGCTGATCGAGTGGCTGGGTCCGAAGCGCGAAGGCGACATCGCCGACGAGCCGTACATCCACTACGCCGCCAGCATGCAAGCGCTGTTCGAAAAGATCTCGCTGCAGATGATCGACCACTACCTGGGCGACGTGCTCAAGGAAACCGGCAAGCTGGCCTTCGCCGGCGGCTGTGCGTTGAACGTCAAGCTGAACCAGAAAATCATTGCCCGCGACGACGTCAAGGAACTGTTCGTCCAGCCTGCGTCCGGCGATGCCGGCACCGCAGTGGGCGCAGCAGCCTATGTGTCGCACGCCCGTGGCGTACCGGTCGAGAAGATGGAGCACGTCTACCTCGGCCCGTCCTACAGCAACGAAGACGTGATCGCCGCATGCGCCCGTCACCCGAGCAAGCCGACCTGGCGCAAGCTTGAGAACATGCCGGAAAACATCGCCAAGATCATGGTCGACGGTAATCCGGTGGCCTGGTTCCAGGGGCGCATGGAGTTCGGTCCGCGTGCCTTGGGCGGTCGTTCGATCATCGGTTGCCCGAGTGCGACCGGCGTAGCTGACCGCATCAACCACCAGATCAAGTTCCGCGAGCGCTGGAGGCCTTTCTGCCCGTCGATGCTCGACACCGTGGCCCCGCAGATGATCAAGGTCGATCACCCGGCACCCTTCATGACCTTCACCTTTGAAGTGGCTGAAGAGTGGAAAACCCGTGTGCCGGAAGTCGTCCACGAAGACGGCACGTCCCGGGCCCAGGTGCTCAAGCGCGAATACAACCCGCGCTACTACGACATGATGAAAGCGCTGGAAGTACTGACCGGCAACGGCGTGTCGCTGAACACTTCGCTCAACCGTCGTGGCGAGCCGATGATTTGCTCGCCGACCGACGCCCTGAACATGTTCTTCGGCTCCGACCTGCAATACCTGATCATGGAAGACATTCTGGTGGTCAAAGAAGGCGCGGACGCTTATGACACGCTCGGCTGA
- a CDS encoding glycosyltransferase, with amino-acid sequence MTRSAERHVLQFCHGYDGPFLDCARQYASLFAGTGYRVTTVFLTGAADAEVAAGCASDEVLFMEYSSKAIRGLKLGAIGDLRKIAASRNFSFCIAHRFKPIYIALLGTSLPVIGVHHAFDDYKRGTRKLFAHIFRKRLSLLGVSDAVRDDMRKCLPKWPAARIQTLYNRIDVQGLQVTQVSAREARETLGLAADAWVVGNVGRLHPDKDQTTLLHGFAAALPGLPGNSQLVILGSGRLEQSLKDLARELGIGDRVLFLGQVPEARRYFRAFDVFALSSDYEPFGMVLLEAMAAGVPLLATACGGAKEVVEGVGILFPLGDAEHLAQGLQHLAAMDEQQRRQCAELMLDRLRERFSDRAVRDTFWHLPHVTELAQRG; translated from the coding sequence ATGACACGCTCGGCTGAGCGCCATGTGCTGCAGTTCTGTCACGGCTATGACGGGCCGTTCCTGGACTGCGCCCGGCAGTACGCCAGCCTGTTTGCGGGGACTGGTTATCGAGTGACCACGGTCTTTCTGACCGGGGCCGCCGATGCCGAAGTCGCCGCAGGCTGCGCTTCCGACGAAGTGCTGTTCATGGAATACAGCTCCAAGGCCATTCGTGGCCTGAAGCTGGGCGCCATCGGCGATCTGCGCAAGATCGCCGCTTCGCGCAACTTCAGTTTCTGCATTGCCCATCGCTTCAAGCCGATTTACATCGCCTTGCTCGGCACGTCGTTGCCGGTGATTGGCGTGCACCACGCGTTTGATGATTACAAACGCGGCACGCGCAAACTGTTCGCGCACATTTTCCGCAAGCGTTTAAGCCTGCTCGGCGTGTCCGATGCGGTGCGCGATGACATGCGCAAGTGCTTGCCAAAATGGCCGGCGGCGCGGATTCAGACGCTCTACAACCGTATCGATGTGCAGGGTTTGCAGGTCACTCAAGTGTCGGCTCGCGAAGCCCGGGAAACCCTCGGTCTGGCGGCGGATGCCTGGGTGGTCGGCAACGTCGGGCGGCTGCATCCGGACAAGGATCAGACCACGTTGCTGCACGGTTTTGCCGCAGCGTTGCCGGGGTTGCCGGGCAATAGCCAACTGGTGATTCTCGGTTCCGGTCGTCTGGAGCAAAGCCTCAAGGATCTGGCCCGTGAACTCGGGATCGGTGACCGCGTGCTGTTCCTCGGCCAGGTGCCGGAAGCCCGGCGCTACTTCCGTGCTTTCGATGTGTTTGCCCTGAGCTCCGATTACGAACCCTTCGGCATGGTGCTACTTGAAGCCATGGCTGCCGGCGTGCCGTTGCTGGCGACTGCCTGCGGCGGGGCGAAGGAAGTGGTCGAAGGCGTCGGTATTCTGTTCCCGCTGGGCGATGCCGAACACCTGGCGCAAGGGCTGCAGCATTTGGCCGCGATGGACGAGCAGCAACGTCGCCAGTGCGCCGAGCTGATGCTCGACCGCTTGCGTGAGCGCTTCAGCGACCGCGCGGTGCGCGACACTTTCTGGCATTTGCCACACGTTACCGAACTGGCACAGAGGGGCTGA
- a CDS encoding antimicrobial resistance protein Mig-14 has protein sequence MLNRFQGWRERGWASVDASTYADAWQRFGGSVATHPMVVERLAALADIPVRYLAWEQNGEVKAAIPTWGRDLALSKDVLKRSGKKGLFDLGNAELILPAAADAQAPLRHRGRYLSALNEGRFAGIKLQTEQLAMARTPEELSKKFRYNQRRELRLLEEAGGVVRPVSEFSSSELAAIYCDLFQRRWGFPATGAARMGEVIELLRELLIGSVIFLNDAPIAIQLVYRVEAPQWISVEYINGGVDPETREFSPGSVLSFLNTQSAWEHARALDKPLRFSFGRADREYKDRWCNPVPVFTV, from the coding sequence ATGCTCAACCGATTTCAAGGCTGGCGCGAACGTGGCTGGGCGTCTGTCGACGCCTCGACGTATGCCGATGCCTGGCAGCGTTTTGGCGGCAGCGTCGCGACTCATCCAATGGTCGTCGAACGGCTGGCAGCGCTGGCGGACATCCCGGTGCGTTACCTGGCCTGGGAGCAAAACGGCGAAGTCAAAGCCGCGATCCCGACCTGGGGCCGCGACCTCGCACTGTCCAAGGACGTGCTCAAGCGCAGCGGTAAAAAAGGCCTGTTCGACCTCGGCAATGCCGAGCTGATCTTGCCGGCCGCCGCCGATGCCCAGGCACCTTTGCGGCATCGTGGGCGTTATCTGTCTGCCCTGAACGAAGGTCGTTTCGCCGGCATCAAGTTGCAGACCGAGCAACTGGCCATGGCCCGCACGCCCGAAGAACTGTCGAAGAAGTTTCGCTACAACCAGCGCCGCGAACTGCGTTTGCTGGAAGAGGCGGGCGGGGTGGTGCGGCCGGTCAGCGAGTTTTCCAGCAGCGAGCTGGCGGCGATCTACTGCGACCTGTTCCAGCGCCGCTGGGGCTTTCCGGCCACCGGTGCGGCGCGCATGGGTGAAGTGATCGAGTTGCTGCGCGAGCTGCTGATCGGCTCGGTGATCTTCCTCAATGATGCGCCGATCGCGATTCAACTGGTGTACCGCGTCGAAGCGCCGCAGTGGATCAGCGTCGAATACATCAATGGCGGCGTCGATCCTGAAACCCGCGAGTTCAGCCCTGGCAGCGTGCTGAGTTTCCTCAACACTCAAAGCGCCTGGGAACACGCCCGAGCCCTGGATAAACCCTTGCGGTTCTCCTTCGGTCGGGCCGACCGTGAATACAAGGACCGCTGGTGCAATCCTGTGCCGGTCTTCACCGTATGA
- a CDS encoding lipopolysaccharide kinase InaA family protein yields the protein MPGWKLEPAYSDLAEDFGSLEAVFALQGERLTRDPLSEVIRVKRNGVNYYVKRYVGAGKGLRRYLGKPRVKAEWQNLKRFAKWGIPTAEVVAWGLERRGAAYDRGAMITRELPNTEDLSALADRHDPKLADRAWVDNISRQLAGYTRTMHDNRFTHNDLKWRNLLIDDDDKLFLIDCPNGDFWRGFWLKYRITKDLACLDKVAKYHLSATQRLRFYLQYRGRERLNAADKKRIRHVVRFFEGRE from the coding sequence ATGCCGGGTTGGAAACTCGAACCTGCCTACAGTGATCTCGCCGAAGACTTCGGCAGTCTGGAGGCAGTGTTTGCCCTACAGGGCGAGCGCCTGACCCGCGACCCGTTGTCCGAGGTCATCCGGGTCAAGCGCAACGGCGTCAACTACTACGTCAAACGTTACGTCGGCGCCGGCAAAGGCCTGCGCCGTTATCTGGGCAAGCCACGGGTGAAAGCCGAGTGGCAAAACCTCAAGCGTTTCGCCAAGTGGGGCATCCCGACCGCCGAAGTGGTGGCCTGGGGCCTGGAGCGTCGCGGCGCGGCGTATGACCGTGGGGCGATGATCACCCGTGAGTTGCCGAATACCGAAGACCTGTCTGCCCTGGCTGACCGGCACGACCCGAAACTGGCGGACCGCGCCTGGGTCGATAACATCAGTCGGCAACTGGCGGGCTACACCCGGACCATGCACGACAATCGCTTCACCCATAACGATTTGAAGTGGCGCAACCTGCTGATCGACGATGACGACAAGCTGTTCCTGATCGATTGCCCCAACGGCGATTTCTGGCGCGGCTTCTGGCTCAAGTACCGGATCACCAAGGACCTGGCCTGCCTCGACAAGGTGGCCAAGTATCACCTGTCGGCGACTCAGCGCCTGCGCTTCTACCTGCAATACCGTGGGCGTGAACGCCTGAATGCCGCCGACAAGAAGCGTATTCGGCACGTGGTGAGATTTTTCGAGGGACGCGAATGA
- a CDS encoding YceK/YidQ family lipoprotein, whose translation MKKIAMLLGACSLSLSGCGTAVTVLQDDADAARGLRKQKTYCQSIPRIYSGLAYDFCVLNAPPDPTGFLVPLVLLDLGLSGVLDTVVLPYTIYRQGVDGNIGIYWRAGRG comes from the coding sequence ATGAAAAAAATCGCCATGCTGCTGGGTGCTTGTTCACTGTCCCTATCCGGCTGCGGCACCGCCGTCACCGTCCTGCAAGACGACGCCGACGCCGCCCGCGGCCTGCGCAAACAAAAAACCTACTGCCAGTCCATCCCCCGCATCTACAGCGGCCTGGCCTACGACTTCTGCGTATTGAACGCACCCCCCGACCCCACCGGATTCCTGGTGCCGCTGGTATTGCTCGATTTGGGCCTGTCGGGCGTGCTGGACACGGTGGTCTTGCCGTATACGATCTATCGGCAAGGCGTGGACGGCAATATCGGCATTTATTGGCGGGCAGGGCGTGGGTAA
- the rfaP gene encoding lipopolysaccharide core heptose(I) kinase RfaP codes for MKLMLAEPFKSLWAGRDPFAEVEGLQGEVYRELEARRTLRTEVNGNGFFVKIHRGIGWGEIFKNLLTAKLPVLGAGQEWKAIQRLQDVGVPTMTAVAYGEKGSNPADQHSFIVTEELAPTVSLEDFSIDWVKNPPEPKLKRALIAEVARMTGMMHRAGVNHRDCYICHFLLHTDKPVTAGDFKLSVIDLHRAQTRPAITQRWRNKDLAALYFSALDIGLTQRDKLRFLKGYFQQPLRQILAEEAALLSWLEGKANKLYDRKQRYGDAL; via the coding sequence ATGAAGTTGATGCTGGCTGAACCGTTCAAAAGCCTCTGGGCCGGACGCGACCCGTTCGCCGAAGTCGAGGGCTTGCAGGGCGAGGTATACCGCGAGCTCGAAGCGCGCCGGACCTTGCGCACCGAAGTGAACGGCAACGGGTTTTTCGTGAAGATTCACCGTGGCATCGGCTGGGGCGAGATCTTCAAGAACCTGCTCACCGCCAAGCTGCCGGTGCTCGGCGCGGGCCAGGAGTGGAAGGCCATTCAGCGCCTGCAAGATGTCGGCGTACCGACCATGACCGCCGTGGCTTACGGTGAGAAGGGCAGCAACCCGGCGGACCAGCATTCGTTCATCGTCACCGAAGAACTGGCGCCGACTGTCAGCCTCGAAGATTTCAGCATCGACTGGGTCAAGAACCCGCCAGAGCCGAAACTCAAACGAGCGCTGATCGCCGAAGTCGCGCGCATGACCGGCATGATGCACCGCGCCGGGGTCAACCACCGCGACTGCTACATCTGCCACTTTCTGCTGCACACCGATAAACCGGTGACGGCTGGAGACTTCAAGCTCTCGGTGATCGACCTGCACCGCGCCCAGACCCGCCCGGCGATTACCCAACGCTGGCGCAACAAGGATCTGGCTGCGCTGTACTTTTCGGCCCTGGACATCGGCCTGACCCAGCGCGACAAACTGCGTTTCCTCAAGGGCTACTTCCAGCAGCCGTTGCGCCAGATCCTGGCCGAGGAAGCGGCGCTGCTCTCGTGGCTCGAAGGCAAGGCCAACAAGCTCTACGACCGTAAACAGCGATACGGGGATGCGCTCTGA
- a CDS encoding lipopolysaccharide kinase InaA family protein — protein MRLSELKNAGRSPSLPLSIPLADAAGPADLQLLTLLRVLPGQRYVGAGVWRGRPVLAKLLVGSKAARHFQRERDGVRLLADQGLTTPQLLADGLKDGEGGWLLFDFIEGAESLGDTWKQVEHLPVLADMQGAVLAEALGAIGQMHRKGLWQEDLHLDNLLRQRGRLYLIDGGGVCAETPGQPLSRQKVLENLGVFFAQLPKSLEPFTEELLVYYLLSNGEHALPMEALQKQIDKVRRWRLRDFLIKCGRECTLFSVQRGAFGLQAIRREEETAMLPVLEQADALLDRGHLYKTGGAASVGKVEVAGRPLVIKRYNIKGFAHWLKRFWRPSRAWHSWREGNRLAFLGIATPKPLAVLEKRFLWLRSRAYLVTEYLAGPDIIERFAPYVESGEAPEAELLALDNLFAELIRERISHGDFKGHNLFWQQDRWALIDLDSMCQHGSVGSFAPAYARDRARFMRNWPESSALYQVIDQRLPKDISSAA, from the coding sequence ATGCGTTTGTCCGAACTGAAAAACGCCGGTCGCAGCCCGAGCCTGCCGCTGAGCATTCCACTGGCGGATGCCGCCGGACCTGCTGACTTGCAACTGTTAACGCTTTTGCGCGTATTGCCGGGGCAGCGTTATGTCGGTGCTGGTGTCTGGCGTGGCCGACCGGTGCTGGCCAAGTTGTTGGTCGGCAGCAAAGCCGCACGCCACTTTCAGCGCGAGCGCGATGGCGTACGCCTCCTCGCCGATCAGGGCCTGACCACGCCGCAACTGTTGGCGGATGGTTTGAAGGACGGCGAGGGCGGTTGGCTGCTGTTCGATTTCATCGAAGGCGCCGAGAGCCTGGGCGACACCTGGAAACAGGTCGAACACTTGCCGGTGCTGGCGGATATGCAAGGCGCGGTGCTGGCCGAGGCGTTGGGCGCCATCGGCCAAATGCATCGCAAAGGTTTGTGGCAGGAAGATCTGCATCTGGACAATCTCCTGCGCCAGCGCGGTCGGTTGTACTTGATCGATGGCGGCGGCGTCTGTGCCGAAACTCCTGGTCAGCCGTTGTCACGCCAGAAAGTCCTGGAAAACCTCGGGGTGTTTTTCGCCCAGTTGCCCAAGTCGCTGGAGCCGTTCACCGAAGAATTGCTGGTGTACTACCTGTTGAGCAACGGCGAGCACGCCTTGCCGATGGAAGCCTTGCAGAAGCAGATCGACAAGGTTCGCCGCTGGCGCTTGAGGGACTTCCTGATCAAGTGCGGCCGTGAATGCACGCTGTTCAGTGTCCAGCGCGGGGCGTTCGGTTTGCAGGCGATTCGTCGTGAGGAAGAAACGGCGATGTTGCCGGTGCTGGAGCAGGCCGATGCCTTGCTCGACCGGGGCCACCTGTACAAGACCGGCGGCGCGGCGAGCGTCGGCAAGGTCGAAGTGGCGGGGCGCCCGCTGGTGATCAAGCGCTACAACATCAAGGGCTTTGCCCATTGGCTGAAGCGCTTCTGGCGCCCAAGCCGGGCCTGGCATTCCTGGCGAGAAGGCAATCGCCTGGCGTTCCTGGGGATTGCCACACCCAAGCCGCTGGCCGTGCTGGAAAAGCGCTTCCTGTGGTTGCGCAGCCGGGCTTATCTGGTGACCGAGTACTTGGCGGGGCCGGACATCATCGAGCGGTTTGCGCCGTACGTTGAGAGCGGTGAAGCGCCGGAGGCTGAGTTGCTGGCGCTGGATAACCTGTTCGCCGAACTGATTCGCGAGCGGATCAGCCATGGCGATTTCAAGGGTCACAACCTGTTCTGGCAGCAGGATCGCTGGGCACTGATTGACCTTGATTCCATGTGTCAGCACGGCTCCGTGGGCAGCTTTGCCCCAGCGTATGCGCGGGATCGGGCGCGGTTTATGCGTAACTGGCCTGAGAGCAGCGCGCTGTATCAGGTGATCGATCAGCGTTTGCCAAAAGACATCTCCAGCGCTGCCTGA